In a single window of the Sulfurimonas sp. hsl 1-7 genome:
- the rpmA gene encoding 50S ribosomal protein L27 yields MAHKKGQGSTQNNRDSAGRRLGVKKFGGESVVAGNIIIRQRGTKVHPGKNVGMGKDHTIYALVDGVVTFERKDKKRKQVSIVPAA; encoded by the coding sequence ATGGCACATAAGAAAGGTCAGGGTAGTACACAGAATAACCGTGATTCAGCAGGTCGTAGACTTGGTGTAAAAAAATTTGGTGGTGAAAGTGTTGTTGCTGGTAACATCATTATTCGTCAAAGAGGAACAAAAGTTCACCCAGGTAAAAACGTAGGTATGGGTAAAGATCACACTATCTATGCTTTAGTTGACGGTGTTGTTACTTTTGAAAGAAAAGATAAGAAACGTAAACAAGTTTCTATCGTTCCTGCTGCATAA
- a CDS encoding RidA family protein translates to MKFVQTNNAPSAIGPYSQAVAVNGMVYTSGQIALKPDGSDELLKEDVVVQAVQVLRNLEAVLTEAGSAMDKVIKTTIFLADMDDFVTVNEIYAEAFGTHKPARSTVAVKTLPKNALVEIDAIALLND, encoded by the coding sequence ATGAAATTTGTACAAACTAATAATGCACCTTCAGCGATAGGACCATACTCTCAAGCAGTAGCGGTAAACGGTATGGTTTACACTTCAGGGCAGATAGCCCTTAAACCGGATGGGAGTGATGAACTACTCAAAGAAGATGTAGTGGTTCAAGCTGTTCAGGTACTAAGAAACCTAGAGGCAGTTTTAACTGAAGCAGGAAGTGCTATGGATAAAGTTATTAAAACAACAATCTTTTTAGCAGATATGGATGACTTTGTAACAGTAAATGAGATCTATGCGGAAGCTTTCGGTACTCATAAACCGGCACGCTCAACAGTTGCGGTAAAAACTTTACCAAAAAACGCACTTGTTGAGATAGATGCTATAGCTTTATTAAACGATTAA
- a CDS encoding thioredoxin family protein, with amino-acid sequence MKKIVLILAITYSLFASGIDWPHDYKQALVEAKKSNKLVYVLLTSDNCRWCRRFENTTLQEKAIQERLAQEFIVVHISRDRDFVPKNFETTPVPRHYFVNSDGEIVYESLGHRGVECFEAFMDGAQDEIKVNK; translated from the coding sequence ATGAAAAAAATAGTTTTAATTTTAGCCATAACCTATTCATTATTCGCTTCAGGAATTGACTGGCCACATGATTATAAACAAGCATTGGTAGAGGCAAAAAAATCAAATAAGCTTGTGTATGTACTTTTAACATCGGATAATTGTAGATGGTGTAGAAGATTTGAGAACACAACTCTTCAAGAAAAAGCTATACAAGAGAGATTGGCACAAGAGTTTATTGTTGTTCATATCTCCAGAGATCGTGATTTTGTACCAAAGAATTTTGAAACAACACCGGTTCCGAGACACTATTTTGTAAATAGCGACGGAGAGATTGTATATGAATCTTTAGGACACCGTGGTGTTGAATGTTTTGAAGCATTCATGGACGGTGCTCAAGATGAGATAAAAGTAAATAAATAA
- the rplU gene encoding 50S ribosomal protein L21 — translation MYAIIKNGGKQYKVQEGDVLDFDRMSLEPEATIEIKEVLAVNAGELKVGAPYVDGAVVTAEVISEGRDKKVITFKKRRRKDSKVKRGFRRDHTRVRITKIAA, via the coding sequence ATGTACGCAATTATTAAAAATGGTGGTAAGCAATATAAAGTTCAAGAGGGTGATGTTCTAGATTTTGACAGAATGTCTCTTGAGCCAGAAGCTACTATTGAGATCAAAGAAGTTTTAGCAGTAAATGCTGGTGAGCTTAAAGTTGGAGCTCCATATGTAGATGGCGCTGTTGTAACTGCTGAGGTAATTAGTGAAGGTCGTGACAAAAAAGTTATCACTTTCAAAAAACGTCGTCGTAAAGACAGTAAAGTAAAACGTGGTTTCAGAAGAGATCACACTCGTGTTCGTATCACGAAAATCGCTGCATAA